A genomic stretch from Gorilla gorilla gorilla isolate KB3781 chromosome 20, NHGRI_mGorGor1-v2.1_pri, whole genome shotgun sequence includes:
- the PLK5 gene encoding LOW QUALITY PROTEIN: inactive serine/threonine-protein kinase PLK5 (The sequence of the model RefSeq protein was modified relative to this genomic sequence to represent the inferred CDS: deleted 2 bases in 1 codon), translating into MEPRPRRRRRSRPPVAAFLRDPGSGRVYRRGKLIGKGAFSCCYKLTDMSTSAVFALKVVPCGGAGAGCLRPRGKVEHEIALHSRLRHRNIVAFHGHFADRDHVYMVLEYCSRQSLAHVLRARQTLTEPEVRYYLRGLVSGLRYLHQRCILHRDLKLSNFFLNKNMEVKIGDLGLAAKVGPGGRCHRVLCGTPNFLAPEVVSRNGHSCQSDIWALGCIMYTVLTGTPPFMASPLSEMYQNIREGHYPEPAHLSANARRLIAHLLAPNPAERPSLDHLLQDDFFTQGFTPDRLPAHSCHSPPIFVIPPPLGRIFRRVGQRLLTQCRPPCPFTPKEASGPGEGGPDPDSMEWDGKSSLSAKEVPCLEGPIHLVAQGTLQSDLAGPEGSRRPEVEAALRHLQLCLDIGPPATQDPLGEQQPILWAPKWVDYSSKYGFGYQLSDGGWCPASGRHPHGPATPRREGTLPTPVPPAGPGLCLLRFLASEQALLLLFSNGMVQMSFSGVPAQLVLSGEGEGLQLTLWEQGSPGTSYSLDVLRSHGCAPTTRQHLHHALRMLQSI; encoded by the exons ATGGAGCCCCGGCCGCGGCGGCGGCGCAGGAGTCGCCCCCCGGTCGCCGCCTTCCTGCGAGACCCGGGCTCGGGCCGCGTGTACAGGCGGGGGAAGCTGATCGGCAAG GGCGCCTTCAGCTGCTGCTACAAGCTGACAGACATGTCCACCAGCGCCGTGTTCGCCCTCAAGGTGGTGCCGTGTGGCGGGGCTGGGGCCGGGTGCCTTCGCCCGCGGGGAAAG GTGGAGCATGAGATTGCCCTGCATAGCCGCCTGCGACACCGGAACATCGTGGCTTTCCACGGACACTTTGCTGACCGCGACCACGTGTACATGGTGCTGGAGTACTGCAGCCGCCAG TCTTTGGCCCACGTGCTGAGGGCGCGGCAGACCCTGACGGAGCCAGAAGTGCGCTACTACCTGCGGGGCCTGGTCAGCGGCCTGCGCTACCTGCACCAGCGGTGCATCCTGCACCGCGACCTGAAGCTCA GTAACTTCTTCCTTAACAAGAACATGGAGGTGAAGATTGGAGACCTGGGACTGGCGGCCAAGGTGGGGCCAGGGGGTCGCTGCCACAG AGTACTCTGTGGGACCCCTAACTTCCTGGCCCCTGAGGTTGTCTCCAGAAATGGTCACTCCTGCCAGTCGGACATCTGGGCTCTGGGCTGCATCAT GTACACGGTGCTGACCGGCACCCCGCCCTTCATGGCCTCACCCCTGTCGGAGATGTACCAAAACATCCGTGAGGGCCACTACCCCGAACCCGCTCATCTGTCTGCCAATGCGCGCCGCCTCATCGCGCACCTCCTAGCACCCAACCCGGCCGAGCGGCCCAGCCTGGACCACCTGCTGCAGGACGACTTCTTCACACAG GGTTTCACTCCAGACCGGCTGCCGGCCCACTCCTGCCACAGTCCCCCCATCTTCGTCATACCCCCGCCTCTGGGCAGGATCTTCCGGAGGGTGGGCCAGCGGCTGCTCACCCAGTGCCGGCCACCCT GCCCCTTCACACCTAAAGAGGCCTCAGGTCCAGGAGAAGGTGGGCCAGACCCTGACTCCATGGAGTGGGACGGCAAG AGCTCCCTGTCTGCGAAAGAGGTTCCCTGCCTGGAAGGCCCCATCCACCTGGTCGCACAAGGGACCCTGCAGAGTGACCTGGCCG GGCCCGAGGGGAGCCGGCGGCCAGAGGTGGAGGCGGCCCTCAGACACCTGCAGCTGTGCCTGGACATAGGCCCCCCGG CCACACAGGACCCCCTGGGAGAGCAGCAGCCCATCCTCTGGGCCCCCAAATGGGTGGATTATTCCAGCAAATACGGCTTTGGCTACCAGCTCTCGGACGGGGGC TGGTGTCCTGCTTCGGGACGGCACCCACATGGCCCTGCGACCCCCCGGAGG GAGGGGACCCTCCCCACACCTGTGCCACCTGCTGgacccggcctctgcctcctgcgctTCCTGGCCTCTGAGCAAGCCCTGCTGCTGCTGTTCAGCAACGGGATGGTGCAG ATGAGCTTCAGTGGAGTCCCGGCCCAACTGGTGCTGAGTGGCGAGGGTGAGGGTTTGCAGCTCACCCTCTGGGAGCAGGGGTCCCCTGGCACCTCCTACTCCCTGGACGTCCTGCGGAGCCACGGCTGCGCCCCCACCACCCGACAGCACCTTCACCACGCCCTCCGCATGCTGCAGAGTATCTAG